The following are encoded together in the Pseudodesulfovibrio indicus genome:
- a CDS encoding protein phosphatase 2C domain-containing protein — translation MIDWRLDFGCHQDQGSRGEQQDFFGISNPDMDEVMSDRGVVAVVADGMGGHEGGAQASYLAVQSFMKAYAAKRYTQTIPEALNEALLTANRQVYKENCRLGEDSDMGTTLLATVIQGMNLYWVSAGDSRLYFVRNGRIEAVNKEHSYGAELDEKVRNGQLTIDQVQLESGRRHMLTSYLGLKVVPKINASVEAFDLDPGDKILLCSDGLYNALAPHEIQAELESDGPTQDKCERLIQRALDKNRPRQDNITAVVLELAQDPIVYAMPEQAAPKAARSWKYWTLVALLALLGVAVGYLGFGMLFGGDDPVQAPPPAAEEKTDSATQAEGSSVSGETGAAPGEQQTTTPEGDESKDTTKDATKEDSSSLVEPSRSEMKRYQQVFKSQGFYLGAVDGVDGSQTRKALKAYQEKNGLEDTGEFDATTVVQLERDSRLAERQAAQAKAETEKQAELERERAEAEKQAELERERAEAERQAELERERANKAEGALQGAADDTTQDGAADTTAASEQSLMKTATKVRLGGGAGVE, via the coding sequence ATGATAGATTGGCGTTTGGACTTCGGTTGTCACCAGGATCAGGGCAGCAGGGGCGAGCAGCAGGATTTCTTCGGCATATCGAATCCCGATATGGACGAGGTCATGTCCGACCGGGGCGTGGTGGCCGTGGTCGCCGACGGCATGGGCGGGCATGAAGGCGGTGCGCAGGCGAGCTATCTGGCCGTGCAGAGCTTCATGAAGGCCTATGCGGCCAAGCGCTACACCCAGACGATTCCGGAGGCGCTGAACGAGGCTCTGCTCACTGCCAACCGCCAGGTATACAAGGAGAACTGTCGGCTCGGCGAAGACTCCGACATGGGCACAACCCTGCTCGCCACGGTCATCCAGGGGATGAATCTCTACTGGGTCTCGGCGGGCGACAGCCGATTGTATTTCGTCAGGAACGGCCGGATCGAAGCGGTCAACAAGGAGCATTCCTACGGGGCCGAGCTGGACGAAAAGGTCCGTAACGGCCAGTTGACCATAGATCAGGTCCAGTTGGAGTCGGGCCGCCGCCACATGCTGACCAGCTATCTCGGCCTCAAGGTCGTTCCCAAGATCAACGCCTCGGTGGAGGCCTTCGACCTCGACCCCGGGGACAAGATCCTGCTCTGTTCGGACGGGCTCTACAACGCCCTGGCCCCGCACGAGATCCAGGCCGAGCTTGAGAGCGACGGGCCGACGCAGGACAAGTGCGAGCGGCTGATCCAGCGGGCCCTGGACAAGAACCGCCCGCGCCAGGACAACATCACCGCCGTGGTCCTCGAACTGGCCCAGGACCCGATCGTCTACGCCATGCCGGAACAGGCCGCCCCCAAAGCAGCCCGCTCGTGGAAGTACTGGACGTTGGTCGCCCTGCTCGCGTTGCTCGGCGTGGCGGTCGGCTACCTCGGCTTCGGGATGCTCTTCGGCGGCGATGACCCCGTCCAGGCTCCTCCCCCCGCTGCGGAAGAGAAGACCGATTCCGCCACCCAGGCGGAGGGCTCGTCCGTTTCCGGAGAGACCGGGGCCGCTCCGGGCGAGCAGCAGACAACAACGCCCGAGGGCGATGAGTCCAAGGATACCACCAAGGATGCCACCAAGGAGGATTCCTCTTCGCTTGTCGAACCTTCCCGCAGTGAAATGAAACGGTACCAGCAGGTCTTCAAGAGCCAGGGATTCTACTTGGGCGCGGTGGACGGCGTGGACGGAAGCCAAACCCGGAAGGCGCTCAAGGCGTATCAGGAAAAGAACGGGCTGGAGGATACCGGGGAATTCGACGCGACCACCGTGGTCCAGCTGGAGAGGGACTCCCGGCTGGCGGAACGGCAGGCGGCCCAGGCCAAGGCCGAGACCGAGAAGCAAGCGGAATTGGAGCGCGAAAGGGCGGAAGCCGAGAAACAGGCCGAATTGGAGCGTGAGCGGGCGGAAGCCGAGAGGCAGGCCGAATTGGAGCGCGAGAGGGCGAATAAGGCCGAGGGTGCGCTTCAGGGCGCTGCGGACGATACCACCCAGGACGGCGCGGCCGACACGACCGCCGCTTCGGAACAGAGTTTGATGAAGACCGCCACCAAGGTCCGTTTGGGCGGCGGCGCGGGCGTCGAATAG
- a CDS encoding FHA domain-containing protein: MALTRCDAGLHFYDPAKNTSCPYCRIQGTSDGGDATTAAGDETVAVESGGMSMPGRRNSPDTTQGMYDEDETVSIGIGDMTTAGYDTEQYVTVPGGLDPDAPTVGGFRKKTRFAPIVGWLVCVDGSERGKDYRIRPGINLVGRSDTCDIVIKGDDTISRVEHAELEYDPEENSYYLIRKKNPEVRLNGTKVREPKQISAYDVIQFGEMAFLFIPLCSEKFQWSVKD; this comes from the coding sequence ATGGCTTTGACACGTTGCGACGCAGGTTTGCACTTCTATGATCCTGCAAAGAATACCAGCTGCCCGTATTGCCGCATTCAGGGAACCTCGGACGGGGGGGACGCCACCACCGCGGCCGGGGACGAGACCGTGGCGGTCGAATCCGGCGGCATGTCCATGCCCGGCAGGAGGAATTCCCCGGACACGACCCAGGGCATGTACGACGAGGACGAGACGGTCAGCATCGGCATCGGCGACATGACCACCGCGGGCTACGACACCGAGCAGTACGTCACCGTGCCCGGCGGCCTGGACCCCGACGCCCCCACCGTGGGCGGGTTCCGCAAGAAGACCCGGTTCGCGCCCATCGTCGGCTGGCTGGTCTGCGTGGACGGCAGCGAGCGGGGCAAGGACTACCGCATCCGTCCCGGCATCAACCTCGTGGGCAGGAGCGACACCTGCGACATCGTCATCAAGGGCGACGACACCATCTCCCGCGTGGAGCACGCCGAGCTGGAATACGACCCGGAAGAGAATTCCTACTACCTGATCCGCAAGAAGAATCCCGAGGTCCGCCTGAACGGGACCAAGGTGCGCGAGCCGAAGCAGATCTCGGCCTACGACGTCATCCAGTTCGGAGAAATGGCGTTCCTTTTCATCCCCCTGTGTTCGGAGAAATTCCAATGGTCAGTAAAGGACTAA
- a CDS encoding VWA domain-containing protein, protein MVSKGLRFWAPLALLLWAVPVLAGGAPEAVRITQLSPLLPTLRIYAQVLDEQGEPAEPVDTDLLSVRIDGVKAETAKVTALSQGPSGVAYTLLVDISRTVADGPLQTALGDMLAFVDALGPGDLVAVGTFGDDYTLVLPFTADKDAIREALSAIRATDGLTVFYTGLNKALEMNKVQTAELPVRRAIVAVTDGKDEGSGLTLDDILERNRQTAIPVYTVGYTRIDQKHLFGLKRLAELTGGLSLVGGGENPFAVVAGDQNNGLLIEADCGYTADGGEHVVQVLLETGDRTLSAERKVAYLYVDEQALAGRDRQRLLYGGIGAGVVLLLLLLWLILRGRRRARVVLHEAPETPSATGADSFPEETESLDPDSPSFNGGDTTIIGDPDREVPILQAVNVVSENRLNPNCELVLMSDPDRGKRFQLYLAEEGVTVGAGVCGLTLTANQLDELQLGLLQSGGRFLIKPLSQDVETHVNGIPLAERTVLEHNDVIEAGTLRMRFLSLLGSDANH, encoded by the coding sequence ATGGTCAGTAAAGGACTAAGGTTCTGGGCGCCCCTGGCCCTCCTGCTCTGGGCGGTACCCGTCCTGGCGGGCGGCGCGCCCGAGGCGGTGCGCATAACCCAGCTATCCCCCCTGTTGCCGACCCTGCGCATCTACGCCCAGGTCCTGGACGAGCAGGGCGAACCGGCCGAGCCGGTCGACACGGACCTGCTCTCGGTCCGCATCGACGGCGTGAAGGCCGAGACCGCCAAGGTGACGGCGCTTTCCCAGGGACCTTCCGGCGTGGCCTACACCCTCCTGGTGGACATCTCCAGGACGGTCGCGGACGGCCCGCTCCAGACCGCCCTGGGCGACATGCTGGCCTTTGTCGACGCGCTGGGGCCGGGCGACCTGGTGGCGGTCGGCACCTTCGGCGATGACTACACCCTGGTGCTGCCCTTCACCGCCGACAAGGACGCCATCAGGGAGGCCCTTTCCGCTATCCGCGCCACGGATGGGTTGACCGTGTTCTACACCGGGCTGAACAAGGCCCTGGAGATGAACAAGGTACAGACCGCCGAGCTGCCCGTGCGGCGGGCCATCGTGGCCGTGACCGACGGCAAGGACGAGGGCAGCGGCCTGACTCTCGACGACATCCTCGAAAGGAACCGGCAGACCGCCATCCCGGTCTACACCGTGGGGTACACGAGGATCGACCAGAAACATCTGTTCGGGCTCAAGCGGCTGGCGGAGCTGACCGGGGGGCTGTCCCTCGTCGGCGGCGGGGAGAACCCCTTTGCCGTGGTGGCCGGAGACCAGAACAACGGCCTGCTGATAGAGGCCGACTGCGGGTATACGGCGGACGGCGGCGAGCATGTGGTCCAGGTCCTCCTTGAGACTGGGGACAGGACCCTCTCCGCCGAGCGAAAGGTGGCCTATCTCTATGTGGACGAGCAGGCCCTGGCCGGACGGGACCGGCAGCGGCTGCTCTACGGGGGCATCGGCGCGGGCGTGGTCCTGCTGCTCCTGCTCCTGTGGTTGATTCTGCGCGGCAGAAGGCGCGCCCGGGTGGTCCTTCACGAGGCCCCCGAAACGCCGAGCGCGACCGGGGCGGATTCCTTCCCGGAAGAGACCGAAAGCCTTGACCCGGATTCCCCGTCTTTCAACGGGGGAGACACCACGATCATAGGCGATCCCGATCGGGAGGTGCCGATCCTTCAGGCCGTAAACGTCGTCAGCGAGAACCGTCTCAACCCCAACTGCGAGCTGGTGCTGATGTCCGATCCGGACCGGGGCAAGCGGTTCCAACTGTACCTGGCCGAGGAAGGGGTCACGGTCGGCGCCGGGGTTTGCGGACTGACCCTGACCGCCAATCAGCTGGACGAACTTCAGCTGGGGTTGCTCCAGAGCGGCGGCCGGTTCCTGATCAAGCCGCTGTCACAGGACGTCGAGACCCATGTCAACGGCATCCCCCTGGCCGAGCGGACCGTGCTCGAACACAACGACGTGATCGAGGCGGGGACGCTCCGCATGCGTTTCCTGAGCCTGCTGGGCTCCGATGCTAACCATTAA
- a CDS encoding FHA domain-containing protein: MSVVGNRLDIRNPFVTHGIFQIAWGGLLLVLLVWFGFSESDRLREIFDALLERRDATPLNLAGSVGFTIVLVAGLGSAAANLFGGLKNTLSFIVPVNVPANLSDPSSISRLLFDRVIGHFENPSSLLIKASRFVSDRFLYMVRPQARFVERAIKVGRNSLLLLLLCLLPYFLQDATVRASGVEFSYEAPIVAAFLLLLILAGYGVGVLLLTAVRPEASVVEERMHLSRTGNPNNFFGFLERKLDELRVGSFQNRVYAATLPIKGKVELNESNSFTGNLVLETQPVPMERGAWQAALSMDVFGLLLRVLAVFFFLRLLLSALSPDPALNWADAASLVAVLFAARCGAELMEAAFSLFNTFMFQSDLLEITMSGNYDAASIGMGDGRGGTLHSQRISVQSDANLLVRAGRIISYSEGMEGPRWIVSSVHDEGFRRGLQEFINSFLSFRDTSGKLAGVDVQDEDLNAMLNVNARIAGQQSAAQSMGRRLAYEGDAPRRLPEFGEEGGAVGAPAGAIGGGGVQLFFLSGEFGGETIPLDGTPLVLGRDPGRCTLILTSKSISKVHCSIEKNGSGWVVVDVGSTYGTYVDGARIPPNQRYRLQMGSVVSLAKALEFKIVPAGSDTAY, translated from the coding sequence ATGTCCGTTGTCGGGAACCGGCTGGACATCAGAAACCCGTTTGTCACGCACGGGATTTTCCAGATTGCCTGGGGCGGATTGCTGTTGGTCCTGCTCGTCTGGTTCGGCTTCAGCGAAAGCGACCGGCTGCGGGAGATTTTCGATGCGCTCCTTGAGCGGCGGGACGCCACGCCCCTGAACCTCGCAGGGAGCGTCGGATTCACCATCGTGCTGGTCGCCGGTTTGGGGTCGGCTGCGGCCAACCTGTTCGGGGGGCTGAAAAACACCCTCAGCTTCATCGTTCCTGTCAACGTCCCGGCGAACCTCTCCGACCCGTCCTCCATTTCGCGGCTGCTCTTCGACCGGGTCATCGGCCACTTTGAAAACCCCTCCAGCCTCCTGATCAAGGCCTCCCGATTCGTCTCCGATAGATTCCTCTACATGGTGCGCCCGCAGGCGCGGTTCGTGGAACGGGCCATCAAGGTGGGCCGAAATTCCCTGCTGCTGCTCCTCCTGTGCCTGCTTCCCTACTTCCTCCAGGACGCGACGGTCCGGGCGTCCGGGGTCGAGTTTTCCTATGAAGCGCCCATTGTGGCCGCATTCCTGCTGTTGCTGATCCTTGCAGGCTACGGGGTCGGCGTGCTGCTGTTGACCGCCGTCCGGCCCGAGGCCTCGGTGGTCGAGGAGCGCATGCACCTGTCCCGGACCGGCAATCCCAACAACTTTTTCGGCTTCCTGGAACGCAAGCTTGACGAGCTGCGGGTCGGCTCCTTCCAGAACCGCGTCTATGCGGCCACACTGCCCATCAAGGGCAAGGTCGAACTCAACGAGAGCAACTCGTTCACGGGCAACCTGGTCCTCGAAACGCAGCCCGTGCCCATGGAGCGCGGTGCCTGGCAGGCCGCCCTGTCCATGGACGTCTTCGGTCTGCTGCTGCGGGTCCTGGCCGTGTTCTTCTTCCTCCGTCTGCTGTTGTCGGCCCTGTCGCCGGACCCGGCGCTGAATTGGGCGGACGCGGCCTCCCTCGTCGCTGTCCTGTTCGCCGCCCGGTGCGGAGCGGAACTCATGGAGGCGGCGTTCTCCCTGTTCAACACGTTCATGTTCCAGAGCGACCTCCTGGAGATCACCATGTCGGGCAACTACGACGCGGCGAGCATCGGCATGGGCGACGGGCGCGGCGGCACCCTGCACTCGCAAAGAATTTCCGTTCAGAGCGACGCCAACCTGCTGGTCAGGGCCGGGCGCATCATTTCCTATTCCGAAGGCATGGAAGGACCCCGGTGGATCGTGTCCTCGGTCCATGACGAGGGGTTTCGGCGGGGCCTCCAGGAGTTCATCAATTCCTTCCTGAGCTTCCGGGACACCTCCGGCAAGCTGGCCGGGGTGGACGTCCAGGACGAGGACCTCAACGCCATGCTCAACGTCAACGCACGGATTGCCGGTCAGCAGAGCGCTGCCCAGTCCATGGGCCGCAGGCTGGCCTACGAGGGGGACGCCCCGCGCAGGCTGCCCGAGTTCGGCGAAGAGGGCGGCGCGGTTGGCGCTCCGGCCGGGGCCATCGGCGGCGGGGGCGTGCAGTTGTTCTTCCTTTCCGGGGAGTTCGGCGGCGAGACGATCCCCCTGGACGGGACCCCTCTGGTCCTGGGCCGCGATCCGGGCCGCTGCACCCTGATCCTGACGTCCAAGAGCATTTCCAAGGTGCACTGCAGCATAGAGAAAAACGGATCGGGCTGGGTGGTCGTGGATGTCGGGTCCACCTACGGAACTTACGTGGACGGGGCCAGGATACCGCCCAACCAGCGATATCGATTGCAGATGGGAAGCGTGGTGTCCCTGGCCAAGGCGCTTGAATTCAAGATCGTGCCGGCCGGTAGCGATACCGCATATTGA
- a CDS encoding PP2C family protein-serine/threonine phosphatase, translating to MTDRGGREENQDHFFPAVDEGDIRPVFVVADGLGGHGLGRTAARLASELMGRRLSRLDSCTPDAFKEVVAETHRAIVNYEKDERSDQDMKTTCVFLALREGRAYWGSVGDSRLYMFRDGRVLRRTKDHSVVQLLVDTGEIAEAEAKHHPDRNKVYQVLGGSEEPRPFLQVEGEEYREGDAFLLCSDGFWEFFDEDAFGEILLREKEMPARELLERVFKRVRESAGERGPNFDNLTAQLIKVMQS from the coding sequence ATGACGGATCGCGGCGGCAGGGAAGAGAACCAGGATCACTTCTTCCCGGCCGTTGACGAAGGCGACATCCGGCCGGTCTTCGTCGTGGCCGACGGCCTCGGCGGGCATGGGCTGGGAAGGACCGCCGCCCGCCTGGCCTCCGAGCTCATGGGCCGCCGCCTGTCCCGGCTGGACTCCTGCACGCCCGACGCCTTCAAGGAGGTCGTCGCGGAAACCCACCGGGCCATCGTCAACTACGAGAAGGACGAGCGCTCGGACCAGGACATGAAGACGACCTGCGTCTTCCTCGCCCTTCGGGAAGGCAGGGCCTACTGGGGGTCGGTGGGGGACTCCCGGCTCTATATGTTCCGCGACGGCCGGGTCCTGCGCAGGACCAAGGACCACTCCGTGGTGCAGTTGCTGGTCGACACGGGGGAGATCGCCGAGGCCGAGGCCAAGCACCACCCGGACCGCAACAAGGTCTACCAGGTCCTGGGCGGGAGCGAGGAGCCGAGACCCTTTCTCCAGGTCGAAGGGGAGGAGTACCGGGAGGGCGACGCCTTCCTGCTCTGCTCCGACGGATTCTGGGAGTTTTTCGACGAGGACGCCTTCGGCGAGATCCTCCTGCGGGAAAAGGAGATGCCCGCCCGCGAGCTGCTGGAAAGGGTCTTCAAGCGGGTCCGGGAGAGCGCCGGTGAACGGGGACCGAATTTCGACAACCTAACGGCCCAGCTGATCAAGGTCATGCAGTCATGA
- a CDS encoding protein kinase domain-containing protein: MKMCPHCLSDKVRGNTCADCGRNVHNVPKDPRALRPGAVLRNQFVIGKQLGAGGFGITYLAYDRMLKQKIAIKEFMPKKVAAREANGNKIVPVSENHLGAFAKGKEQFIEEARTIAQFRHENIVPILTCFEANDTAYFVMPYVRGRTLAEIALKGGGVPEPDLLKIIDAVLKGLEAVHGKGVWHRDIKPANIYIPDARDEQPFLLDFGAARQAVHSSDPLSILLTHGYAPLEQYSSTGSQGAYTDLYAVAATMYSCLRGEVRDGRLLPPPPAEDRVEADILEDIGRVAKGKIKKSTATAIMRAMEMSVAARPASVREFRALLYDQKTPPPPPPPPMHYELVCLAGQYEGERIPLDENQMIMGRSMADVSLWVEAKTVSKQHCSIMVEDGKVILADGGSLNGTFVNERRLDKGSFAVLRPGDVFNLAGSLVFQLQEVAGARGEAAPWVEPVGHSTISPTSEVVTPVPGVSSHFLERLIKAQGRLNRAKYCVLILASSAGTYFFSHILEQTRVDGIGFMALILFIISFAVAVSSVVRRFHDLGRSGYHYFLMLIPLVNLYWGCVLLFKKGEEGPNRYGPDPINMKFSEV; this comes from the coding sequence ATGAAGATGTGTCCGCACTGCCTGAGCGACAAGGTGAGGGGCAATACCTGCGCCGATTGCGGGAGGAACGTGCACAACGTTCCCAAGGACCCCCGCGCCCTCAGGCCCGGGGCCGTCCTGCGCAACCAGTTCGTCATCGGCAAGCAGCTCGGTGCGGGCGGGTTCGGCATCACCTACCTGGCCTACGACAGGATGTTGAAGCAGAAGATCGCCATCAAGGAGTTCATGCCCAAGAAGGTGGCCGCGCGCGAAGCCAACGGGAACAAGATCGTGCCCGTATCCGAGAACCATCTCGGCGCCTTCGCCAAGGGCAAGGAGCAGTTCATCGAGGAGGCGCGGACCATCGCCCAGTTCCGGCACGAGAACATCGTTCCCATCCTGACCTGCTTCGAAGCCAACGACACGGCCTATTTCGTCATGCCCTACGTGCGGGGAAGAACCCTGGCCGAGATCGCCCTGAAGGGCGGCGGCGTCCCGGAACCGGACCTGCTGAAGATCATCGACGCGGTACTCAAGGGGCTGGAGGCCGTCCACGGCAAGGGCGTCTGGCACCGGGACATCAAGCCCGCCAACATCTACATCCCCGATGCACGCGACGAGCAGCCGTTCCTGCTCGACTTCGGCGCGGCGCGGCAGGCGGTGCACAGCAGCGACCCGCTGTCCATCCTGCTGACCCACGGCTACGCGCCCCTGGAACAGTATTCCTCCACCGGCAGCCAGGGGGCGTATACCGATCTCTATGCGGTGGCGGCCACCATGTACAGCTGCCTGCGAGGCGAGGTCCGCGACGGCAGGCTTCTGCCGCCGCCTCCGGCCGAGGACCGGGTGGAAGCCGATATCCTGGAGGACATAGGCAGGGTTGCCAAGGGCAAGATCAAGAAGAGCACGGCCACGGCGATCATGCGGGCCATGGAGATGTCCGTGGCCGCGCGGCCCGCATCGGTCCGCGAGTTCCGGGCGTTGCTCTACGACCAGAAGACGCCGCCGCCCCCGCCGCCGCCCCCCATGCACTACGAGCTGGTCTGCCTGGCCGGGCAGTACGAGGGCGAGCGCATCCCCCTGGACGAAAACCAGATGATCATGGGCCGATCCATGGCCGATGTGTCCCTGTGGGTCGAGGCCAAGACGGTGTCCAAGCAGCACTGCTCGATCATGGTCGAGGACGGCAAGGTCATCCTGGCGGACGGCGGCTCCCTCAACGGAACCTTCGTCAACGAGCGGCGGCTGGACAAGGGGTCCTTCGCCGTGCTCCGGCCGGGCGACGTCTTCAACCTCGCCGGGAGCCTCGTCTTCCAGCTGCAGGAGGTCGCGGGGGCCAGAGGCGAGGCCGCCCCGTGGGTCGAGCCGGTCGGTCACTCCACCATTTCCCCCACCAGCGAAGTGGTCACGCCCGTCCCCGGCGTTTCCAGCCATTTCCTGGAGCGGCTGATCAAGGCCCAGGGTCGGCTGAACCGGGCGAAGTACTGCGTGCTCATCCTGGCCTCTTCGGCCGGGACCTATTTTTTCTCGCACATTCTGGAGCAGACCAGGGTGGACGGCATCGGGTTCATGGCCCTGATCCTTTTCATCATCAGTTTTGCCGTTGCCGTGAGCTCCGTTGTCCGGAGGTTCCATGACCTCGGCAGGAGCGGATATCACTATTTTCTCATGTTGATTCCCCTGGTCAACCTGTACTGGGGATGTGTTCTGCTGTTCAAGAAAGGGGAGGAAGGACCCAACCGTTACGGTCCCGACCCCATCAATATGAAATTCAGCGAAGTCTAG
- a CDS encoding ParA family protein — translation MSAIISIVNNKGGVGKTTLACNLGHCLAQAGKRTLVVDMDSQCNASGTLLGEEPEMTIYELYTSDDVKTPDCIHPSKYENLDVLPSAPEAFVLESEFAKKPGKGFHLLHDKLAPYAREHYDVTILDSPPNLGMYAVQGLVCSDYVIVPIECGSRYAIDGLKRIIDTILEIKDKTNPGLKDVRILVNRLDRRTTVGKLSNLRLRKTFGDRVFNAIIPINSSIQQAEMAGCSVVDFAPSSTGAFNYRLLTKELLAVI, via the coding sequence ATGAGTGCAATAATCTCGATAGTGAACAACAAGGGCGGGGTCGGCAAGACGACCCTGGCGTGCAATCTCGGCCACTGCCTCGCCCAGGCGGGGAAAAGGACGCTCGTGGTGGACATGGACAGCCAGTGCAACGCTTCCGGCACCCTGCTGGGGGAGGAGCCGGAGATGACCATCTACGAACTCTACACCTCGGACGACGTGAAGACCCCTGACTGCATCCATCCGTCCAAGTACGAGAACCTGGACGTCCTGCCTTCGGCCCCCGAAGCCTTCGTGCTGGAATCGGAATTCGCCAAGAAGCCGGGCAAGGGGTTCCACCTGCTCCACGACAAGCTGGCGCCCTACGCCCGCGAGCATTACGACGTGACCATCCTGGACAGTCCGCCCAACCTCGGCATGTACGCCGTCCAGGGGCTGGTCTGCTCGGACTACGTCATCGTGCCCATCGAGTGCGGCAGCCGGTACGCCATCGACGGTCTGAAGCGGATCATCGACACCATCCTCGAGATCAAGGACAAGACCAATCCCGGCCTCAAGGACGTCCGTATCCTGGTGAACCGTCTGGACCGTCGGACCACGGTGGGCAAGCTGTCCAACCTTCGGCTGAGGAAGACCTTCGGCGACCGGGTGTTCAATGCGATCATTCCGATCAATTCCAGCATCCAGCAGGCGGAGATGGCCGGGTGTTCGGTCGTCGATTTCGCGCCCTCCAGCACGGGGGCGTTCAATTACCGGCTGCTGACCAAAGAACTGTTGGCCGTAATCTGA